One window of Streptomyces sp. SUK 48 genomic DNA carries:
- a CDS encoding acyl-CoA dehydrogenase family protein, translating to MTTTLLTEDQRALVEATLDFAQDHLAPHALDWDRDKHFPVDVLRKAAGLGLGGVYVREQHGGSALTRADGVLVFETLASGCPAIAGYLSIHNMVAWMIDCYGDDAQRERLLPRLCAMDDLSSYCLTEPGAGSDAAALTTRAVPDGDHYVLTGVKQFISGAGAAQVYVVMARTGEPGARGISAFLVDKDDPGISFGPDERKMGWHAQPTRQVVLDGVRIPADRLLGRPGDGFRIAMNGLNGGRLGIAACSLGGARSALDRSLAHLADREAFGARLLDAQALRFRLADMATELTAARALVQQAARALDAGDPQAPYLCAMAKRFATDTGYSVADRALQLHGGYGYLAEYGIEKIVRDLRVHQILEGTNEIMRVIVARGLTEALG from the coding sequence ATGACCACCACCCTGCTCACCGAGGACCAGCGGGCCCTCGTCGAGGCCACCCTCGACTTCGCCCAGGACCACCTCGCCCCGCACGCCCTGGACTGGGACCGGGACAAGCACTTCCCCGTCGACGTCCTGCGCAAGGCCGCCGGGCTCGGCCTCGGCGGCGTCTACGTCCGCGAGCAGCACGGCGGCTCCGCCCTCACCCGGGCCGACGGCGTGCTCGTCTTCGAGACCCTGGCCTCCGGCTGCCCCGCCATCGCCGGCTATCTGTCCATCCACAACATGGTCGCCTGGATGATCGACTGCTACGGCGACGACGCCCAGCGCGAGCGCCTGCTGCCCCGGCTGTGCGCGATGGACGACCTGTCGAGCTACTGCCTGACCGAACCCGGCGCCGGCTCCGACGCGGCCGCCCTCACCACCCGTGCCGTACCCGACGGCGACCACTACGTGCTCACCGGCGTCAAGCAGTTCATCTCGGGCGCGGGCGCCGCCCAGGTGTACGTGGTGATGGCCCGCACCGGCGAACCCGGCGCCCGCGGCATCTCCGCGTTCCTGGTCGACAAGGACGACCCCGGGATCTCCTTCGGCCCGGACGAACGCAAGATGGGCTGGCACGCCCAGCCCACCCGCCAGGTCGTCCTGGACGGCGTCCGGATTCCCGCCGACCGGCTCCTCGGCCGCCCGGGCGACGGCTTCCGGATCGCGATGAACGGCCTGAACGGCGGCCGCCTCGGCATCGCCGCCTGCTCCCTCGGCGGCGCCCGCAGCGCCCTGGACCGGAGCCTCGCCCACCTCGCGGACCGGGAGGCGTTCGGCGCCCGCCTCCTCGACGCCCAGGCCCTGCGCTTCCGCCTCGCCGACATGGCGACCGAGCTGACCGCCGCCCGCGCCCTGGTCCAGCAGGCGGCCCGCGCCCTGGACGCCGGGGACCCGCAGGCGCCGTACCTGTGCGCCATGGCGAAGCGGTTCGCCACCGACACCGGGTACTCGGTCGCCGACCGCGCCCTGCAACTGCACGGCGGATACGGCTACCTCGCCGAGTACGGCATTGAGAAGATCGTCCGCGACCTTCGCGTCCACCAGATCCTGGAAGGAACCAACGAGATCATGCGCGTCATCGTGGCCCGCGGCCTGACGGAGGCCCTCGGATGA
- a CDS encoding CoA-acylating methylmalonate-semialdehyde dehydrogenase — MIRPQTPSAVRELTHFVDGKRVPGTSGAHGEVYDPNTGEVQALVPLAGRAETEAAIASAAEAQRAWAEFNPQRRARVLLRFLQLAEQEKDALARLLSAEHGKTVADAHGDLQRGLDVVEFAVGIPHLLKGEFSDNAGTGIDVHSLRAPLGVIAGITPFNFPAMIPLWQAAPALACGNAFVLKPSERNPSVPLRLAELFLEAGLPPGVLNVVNGARDAVDTLLEDPRVAALGFVGSTPIAAHVYATAAAHGKRAQCFGGAKNHLIVMPDADLDQAVDALIGAGYGSAGERCMAISVAVPVGEATADALVARLTERIAALRIGRSDDPAADFGPLVAPEALRRVRDYVGLGVQEGAELVVDGRDFVLPGHEKGFFAGASLFDRVTPDMRIYQEEIFGPVLSVVRAAGYEEALRLPSEHRYGNGVAIFTRDGDTARDFTRRVNTGMVGVNVPIPVPVAHHTFGGWKRSGFGDLGQHGPDAIRFCTRTKTVTSRWPAGRREGASFTIPTMG; from the coding sequence ATGATCCGTCCCCAGACACCCTCCGCCGTACGCGAGTTGACCCACTTCGTCGACGGCAAGCGCGTCCCGGGCACCTCCGGGGCGCACGGCGAGGTGTACGACCCCAACACCGGTGAGGTCCAGGCCCTGGTGCCGCTCGCCGGCCGGGCCGAGACCGAGGCCGCGATCGCCTCCGCCGCCGAGGCGCAGCGCGCCTGGGCCGAGTTCAACCCGCAGCGCCGCGCCCGCGTCCTGCTGCGCTTCCTCCAGCTCGCCGAGCAGGAGAAGGACGCGCTGGCCCGGCTGCTGTCGGCCGAGCACGGCAAGACCGTCGCCGACGCCCACGGCGACCTCCAGCGCGGCCTGGACGTCGTGGAGTTCGCCGTCGGCATCCCGCATCTGCTCAAGGGCGAGTTCAGCGACAACGCGGGCACCGGCATCGATGTGCACTCCCTGCGCGCGCCCCTCGGCGTCATCGCGGGCATCACACCGTTCAACTTCCCCGCCATGATCCCGCTCTGGCAGGCCGCACCCGCGCTGGCCTGCGGCAACGCCTTCGTCCTCAAGCCCTCCGAGCGCAACCCGTCGGTGCCGCTGCGGCTCGCCGAACTCTTCCTGGAGGCGGGCCTGCCGCCGGGCGTGCTGAACGTCGTCAACGGCGCCCGGGACGCTGTCGACACCCTCCTGGAGGACCCGCGCGTCGCCGCCCTCGGCTTCGTCGGCTCCACCCCGATCGCCGCGCACGTCTACGCCACCGCCGCCGCCCACGGCAAGCGCGCCCAGTGCTTCGGTGGCGCCAAGAACCATCTGATCGTGATGCCGGACGCCGATCTGGACCAGGCGGTGGACGCGCTGATCGGCGCCGGGTACGGCTCGGCCGGCGAGCGCTGCATGGCCATCTCGGTCGCCGTGCCGGTCGGCGAGGCCACCGCGGACGCCCTCGTCGCCCGGCTCACCGAACGCATCGCCGCGCTGCGCATCGGCCGCAGCGACGACCCCGCGGCCGACTTCGGCCCGCTGGTCGCCCCCGAGGCCCTGCGCCGGGTCCGCGACTACGTCGGCCTCGGTGTCCAGGAGGGCGCCGAACTCGTCGTGGACGGAAGGGACTTCGTCCTCCCCGGCCACGAGAAGGGATTCTTCGCCGGCGCCTCCCTCTTCGACCGGGTCACCCCGGACATGCGGATCTACCAGGAGGAGATCTTCGGCCCGGTCCTCTCGGTGGTCCGCGCCGCCGGCTACGAAGAGGCCCTGCGCCTGCCCAGCGAGCACCGCTACGGCAACGGCGTCGCGATCTTCACCCGCGACGGGGACACCGCCCGCGACTTCACCCGGCGGGTGAACACCGGCATGGTCGGCGTGAACGTGCCCATCCCGGTGCCCGTCGCCCACCACACCTTCGGCGGCTGGAAGCGCTCCGGCTTCGGCGACCTCGGCCAGCACGGACCGGACGCGATCCGCTTCTGCACCCGCACCAAGACCGTCACCTCCCGCTGGCCCGCCGGCCGCCGCGAGGGCGCCTCCTTCACGATCCCCACGATGGGCTGA
- a CDS encoding MmgE/PrpD family protein, which produces MIEHHVRVHPSADRLPREEQLAWKLAAVATGTEEPAPDSSAMAVNRVIDNASVAVASLLRRPVAVARAQAAAHRVPQRGACVFGAPHRVSPEWAAWANGTAVRELDYHDTYLAADYSHPGDNIPPLLAVAQHTGRTGADLLRAVVAAYEIHVALVKGICLHEHRIDHVAHLGAATACGLGALLRLPTETVYQAVQQTVHTTTSTRQSRKGEISSWKAYAPAFAGKAAIEAVDRAMRGESSPSPVYEGEDGFLARMLNGPESDYTVWLPEPGEPRRAILDTYTKEHSAEYQAQAVIDLARRLREKTPLDKVRSVVLHTSHHTHHVIGSGANDPQKYDPAASRETLDHSVPYILAVALEDGAWHHERSYAPDRARRPETVELWRRITTVEDPEWTRRYHDPDPAHRAFGGRAVITLDDGTVIEDELAVADAHPAGARPFDRAAYTAKFRTLAENTVAPAAQDRFLTAAAHLAELSAPDLDGLFPAVDTRAVAEYDARLPKGLF; this is translated from the coding sequence GTGATCGAGCATCACGTCCGTGTCCACCCCAGCGCCGACCGCCTGCCCCGCGAGGAGCAGCTGGCCTGGAAGCTCGCCGCCGTGGCCACCGGCACCGAGGAACCGGCCCCGGACAGCTCGGCCATGGCCGTCAACCGGGTGATCGACAACGCCTCGGTCGCGGTCGCCTCCCTGCTGCGCCGCCCGGTCGCCGTCGCCCGCGCCCAGGCCGCCGCCCACCGCGTACCCCAGCGCGGTGCCTGTGTCTTCGGCGCCCCGCACCGGGTCTCCCCCGAGTGGGCGGCCTGGGCCAACGGCACGGCGGTACGCGAACTCGACTACCACGACACCTACTTGGCGGCCGACTACTCCCACCCCGGCGACAACATCCCGCCGCTGCTCGCCGTCGCCCAGCACACCGGCCGCACCGGCGCCGACCTGCTGCGCGCCGTCGTCGCCGCCTACGAGATCCATGTCGCCCTGGTCAAGGGCATCTGCCTGCACGAGCACCGCATCGACCATGTCGCCCACCTCGGCGCGGCCACCGCCTGCGGCCTGGGCGCCCTGCTGCGGCTGCCCACCGAGACGGTGTACCAGGCCGTCCAGCAGACCGTGCACACCACCACCTCGACCCGCCAGTCCCGCAAGGGCGAGATCTCCAGCTGGAAGGCGTACGCCCCCGCCTTCGCGGGGAAGGCCGCCATCGAGGCCGTCGACCGGGCGATGCGCGGCGAGAGCTCGCCGTCGCCGGTCTACGAGGGCGAGGACGGCTTCCTGGCCCGGATGCTGAACGGCCCGGAGTCCGACTACACCGTGTGGCTGCCCGAGCCGGGCGAGCCGCGCCGCGCGATCCTCGACACCTACACCAAGGAGCACTCCGCCGAGTACCAGGCGCAGGCGGTCATCGACCTGGCCCGGCGGCTGCGCGAGAAGACCCCGCTGGACAAGGTGCGCTCGGTGGTCCTGCACACCAGCCACCACACCCACCACGTCATCGGCTCCGGCGCGAACGACCCGCAGAAGTACGACCCGGCGGCCAGCCGCGAGACCCTCGACCACTCGGTGCCGTACATCCTCGCGGTCGCCCTGGAGGACGGCGCCTGGCACCACGAGCGCTCCTACGCCCCCGACCGGGCGCGGCGCCCGGAGACCGTGGAGCTGTGGCGGAGGATCACCACCGTCGAGGACCCGGAGTGGACCCGCCGCTACCACGACCCCGACCCCGCGCACCGGGCGTTCGGCGGGCGGGCCGTGATCACCCTGGACGACGGCACGGTGATCGAGGACGAACTGGCCGTCGCCGACGCCCACCCGGCCGGCGCCCGCCCCTTCGACCGGGCCGCCTACACGGCCAAGTTCCGCACCCTCGCCGAGAACACCGTCGCCCCCGCCGCCCAGGACCGCTTCCTCACCGCCGCCGCACACCTGGCCGAGCTGTCCGCCCCCGACCTGGACGGCCTCTTCCCCGCCGTCGACACCCGGGCCGTCGCGGAGTACGACGCGCGCCTGCCGAAGGGCCTGTTCTGA
- a CDS encoding CbtB-domain containing protein, with amino-acid sequence MSSLSAPAALPTPVVLPAARAVFWLVGTALFALAIYYFIGVDQGAYSVFGKDMHVHEFVHDARHFLGFPCH; translated from the coding sequence ATGAGCAGTCTGTCCGCGCCCGCCGCACTCCCCACCCCCGTCGTCCTCCCGGCCGCCAGGGCCGTGTTCTGGCTGGTCGGCACCGCGCTGTTCGCGCTGGCGATCTACTACTTCATCGGGGTCGACCAGGGCGCCTACTCCGTCTTCGGCAAGGACATGCACGTCCACGAGTTCGTGCACGACGCCCGCCACTTCCTGGGCTTCCCCTGCCACTGA
- a CDS encoding CbtA family protein: MEKRLILRGVIAGAVAGLLAFVFARIFAEPQIAKAIDYESGRDAAQAVLDKAAGITAEAEGPDIFSRTIQANVGIGVGMVLFGVAMGALFAVAYAICLGRVGKLRPRNLAMLVALGGFVGMYLVPFIKYPANPPAIGHPETIKDRGNLYLAMVVCSVVFLVAAVWLGKRLQPRFGNWNATLLAVGAYVVAIGIVMALLPALGELSANVREYGHHATETPLPLTNSKGTIVYPGFPADVLASFRFYSVAAQALLWATLGLVFAPMAERLLDPAARAAAKPAPRQPEPVGTA, translated from the coding sequence ATGGAAAAGAGACTCATACTGCGCGGCGTCATCGCCGGCGCGGTCGCCGGGCTGCTCGCGTTCGTCTTCGCACGGATCTTCGCCGAGCCCCAGATCGCCAAGGCGATCGACTACGAGAGCGGCCGTGACGCCGCGCAGGCCGTCCTCGACAAGGCAGCCGGCATCACGGCCGAGGCCGAGGGCCCCGACATCTTCAGCCGGACGATCCAGGCCAACGTCGGCATCGGTGTGGGCATGGTGCTCTTCGGCGTAGCCATGGGCGCGCTCTTCGCCGTCGCCTACGCGATCTGCCTCGGCCGCGTCGGCAAGCTGCGCCCCCGCAACCTCGCGATGCTGGTGGCGCTGGGCGGCTTCGTCGGCATGTACCTGGTGCCGTTCATCAAGTACCCGGCCAACCCGCCGGCCATCGGCCACCCCGAGACGATCAAGGACCGGGGCAATCTCTACCTGGCCATGGTGGTCTGTTCGGTGGTCTTCCTCGTCGCCGCCGTCTGGCTCGGCAAGCGCCTCCAGCCGCGCTTCGGCAACTGGAACGCCACGCTGCTCGCCGTCGGCGCCTACGTGGTGGCCATCGGCATCGTGATGGCGCTGCTCCCCGCGCTCGGCGAACTCTCCGCGAACGTACGGGAGTACGGCCACCACGCCACCGAGACCCCGCTGCCCCTGACCAACTCGAAGGGGACCATCGTCTACCCGGGCTTCCCGGCGGACGTCCTGGCCTCCTTCCGCTTCTACTCCGTCGCCGCCCAGGCGCTGCTCTGGGCGACCCTGGGCCTCGTCTTCGCCCCCATGGCCGAGCGGCTGCTCGACCCGGCGGCGCGGGCCGCCGCGAAGCCGGCACCCCGGCAGCCGGAACCGGTCGGCACCGCCTGA
- a CDS encoding enoyl-CoA hydratase: MSSEYETIRVERKGRTALLTLDRPKALNALNLQVMNEVVAATEALDRDPECGCVVLTGSAKAFAAGADIKEMSPQGYMDMYLADWFTAWDRLGRLRTPTVAAVAGYALGGGCELAMLCDILLAADTAVFGQPEIKLGVIPGIGGSQRLTRAVGKAKAMELVLTGRTMDAVEAERAGLVSRIVPADELLAEALAVAETVAGMSLPVAMMAKEAVDRAFETTLAEGVRFERRLFHAVFATADQKEGMAAFADKRPPEFRHR, translated from the coding sequence GTGAGCAGCGAGTACGAGACGATCCGGGTCGAGCGCAAGGGGCGTACCGCCCTGCTCACCCTCGACCGCCCCAAGGCCCTGAACGCCCTGAACCTCCAGGTCATGAACGAGGTCGTGGCCGCCACCGAGGCGCTGGACCGGGACCCGGAGTGCGGCTGTGTCGTGCTCACCGGCTCGGCGAAGGCGTTCGCCGCGGGCGCCGACATCAAGGAGATGAGCCCGCAGGGGTACATGGACATGTACCTGGCCGACTGGTTCACCGCCTGGGACCGGCTCGGCCGGCTGCGGACCCCGACCGTCGCCGCGGTCGCCGGGTACGCCCTCGGCGGCGGCTGCGAGCTGGCCATGCTCTGCGACATCCTGCTCGCCGCCGACACCGCCGTCTTCGGGCAGCCCGAGATCAAACTCGGGGTGATCCCGGGAATCGGCGGCTCCCAGCGGCTGACCCGTGCCGTCGGCAAGGCCAAGGCCATGGAACTGGTGCTGACCGGGCGCACCATGGACGCCGTCGAGGCCGAGCGCGCCGGGCTCGTCTCCCGGATCGTGCCGGCGGACGAACTGCTCGCCGAGGCCCTCGCCGTCGCCGAGACCGTCGCCGGGATGTCGCTGCCGGTGGCGATGATGGCCAAGGAGGCGGTGGACCGGGCCTTCGAGACCACCCTCGCGGAGGGCGTCCGCTTCGAACGGCGGCTGTTCCACGCGGTGTTCGCCACCGCCGACCAGAAGGAGGGGATGGCCGCCTTCGCGGACAAGCGGCCGCCGGAGTTCCGGCACCGCTGA
- a CDS encoding short-chain fatty acyl-CoA regulator family protein: MARRTAGRKIYAHARLRRLRREHGMNQVDMARALGISTSYANQLEQSQRPLTAPVLLRIAEVFGVDTEFFSEAEGDRLTTELRSALADEACGVPLPPEEELAEAARAHPEVARALVALHRRYRDTAEQAAALATPGAGGGARLPPGEPHDEVRDFFYAHHNHFEPLDTEAERIAEELALRPGRAAEPLVARLAERHGVRVVQAGPGRLADARRYDPESGLLFLSPWLNDGRRAFQLATQLALLEHDALLGRLAESATELTSTESTALARIGLANYFAGALLMPYTAFHAAAEEVRYDIELLSARFGVGFETVCHRLSTLQRTGWRGVPFSFLRVDRAGNISKRQSATDFHFSRLGGTCPLWTVYEAFSAPGRILTQVAEMPDGKRYFWVARTITRGGFGHHAPRAEFAVALGCELRHAHRLVYAEGIALDDPRAATPIGLGCRICERRDCAQRARPPAGGRLAIDPDRRTYVPYPVETRTRTP; encoded by the coding sequence ATGGCCCGGCGGACGGCCGGACGGAAGATCTACGCCCACGCCAGGCTGCGCCGGCTGCGCCGCGAGCACGGGATGAACCAGGTCGACATGGCCCGCGCGCTCGGCATCTCCACCAGCTACGCCAACCAGCTCGAACAGAGCCAGCGCCCGCTGACGGCGCCCGTGCTGCTGCGGATCGCCGAGGTCTTCGGCGTCGACACCGAGTTCTTCTCGGAGGCCGAGGGGGACCGGCTCACCACCGAGCTGCGCTCCGCGCTCGCCGACGAGGCGTGCGGGGTGCCGCTGCCGCCCGAGGAGGAGCTCGCCGAGGCCGCCCGCGCCCATCCCGAGGTGGCGCGCGCCCTGGTCGCCCTGCACCGCCGCTACCGGGACACCGCCGAACAGGCCGCCGCGCTGGCCACCCCGGGTGCGGGCGGCGGCGCCCGGCTGCCGCCCGGTGAGCCGCACGACGAGGTGCGGGACTTCTTCTACGCCCACCACAACCACTTCGAGCCGCTGGACACCGAGGCCGAGCGGATCGCTGAGGAGCTGGCGCTGCGCCCGGGCCGGGCCGCCGAACCGCTGGTGGCGCGGCTCGCCGAGCGGCACGGGGTGCGCGTGGTGCAGGCGGGCCCGGGCCGCCTCGCCGACGCCCGCCGCTACGACCCCGAGTCCGGGCTGCTGTTCCTCTCCCCCTGGCTCAACGACGGCCGCCGCGCCTTCCAGCTCGCCACCCAGCTCGCCCTGCTGGAGCACGACGCGCTGCTCGGCCGACTCGCCGAATCCGCGACCGAGCTGACGTCGACCGAGTCCACCGCGCTGGCCCGCATCGGCCTCGCGAACTACTTCGCGGGCGCCCTGCTGATGCCGTACACCGCCTTCCACGCGGCGGCCGAGGAGGTGCGCTACGACATCGAGCTGCTGTCCGCCCGCTTCGGCGTCGGCTTCGAGACGGTCTGCCACCGGCTGAGCACCCTCCAGCGCACCGGGTGGCGGGGCGTGCCTTTCTCCTTCCTGCGGGTGGACCGGGCCGGCAACATCTCCAAGCGGCAGTCGGCGACCGACTTCCACTTCTCCCGGCTCGGTGGTACCTGCCCGCTGTGGACGGTGTACGAGGCGTTCTCGGCACCCGGCCGGATACTCACCCAGGTCGCCGAGATGCCGGACGGCAAGCGGTACTTCTGGGTGGCGCGCACCATCACGCGGGGCGGCTTCGGCCATCACGCCCCGCGCGCCGAGTTCGCCGTCGCCCTCGGCTGCGAACTGCGCCACGCGCACCGGCTCGTGTACGCCGAGGGCATCGCCCTGGACGACCCCCGGGCCGCGACCCCGATCGGCCTGGGCTGCCGGATCTGCGAGCGCCGCGACTGCGCCCAGCGGGCCCGGCCGCCGGCCGGCGGGCGCCTCGCCATCGATCCGGACCGGCGCACCTACGTGCCGTACCCGGTGGAGACCCGTACCCGTACCCCATGA
- a CDS encoding enoyl-CoA hydratase/isomerase family protein, whose product MSNDAEEPVLLRTAGRAARIILNRPRALNALTHEMVTRVDAALTGWAHDPAVQAVVISGAGERGLCAGGDIRAIHDDARDGDGTASAAFWRDEYHLNARTARYPKPYVALMDGIVMGGGVGLSAHGGVRVVTERSRIAMPETGIGFIPDVGGTYLLSRAPGELGTHLALTGAQIGAGDALLCGLADHYVPSAALDALLDDLATMPVPEALARHEQVAPQGVLTEQRSWIDACCSADSVEEIVERLCAHGGTEAKETAETLLAKSPTALKVTLAALRRARRLGSLEEVLDQEYRVSCAGLKSPDLVEGVRAQIIDKDRNPRWSPATLAEVTDADVEHFFAPLGDRELGLAGPGGAPEAAR is encoded by the coding sequence ATGAGCAACGACGCCGAGGAACCCGTCCTCCTGCGCACCGCCGGCCGGGCCGCCCGGATCATCCTCAACCGGCCCCGGGCCCTCAACGCCCTCACCCATGAGATGGTCACCCGCGTCGACGCGGCGCTGACCGGCTGGGCACACGATCCGGCCGTCCAGGCCGTCGTCATCAGCGGCGCCGGGGAGCGCGGACTGTGCGCGGGCGGCGACATCCGCGCCATCCACGACGACGCCCGGGACGGCGACGGCACCGCCTCCGCCGCGTTCTGGCGGGACGAGTACCACCTCAACGCCCGTACCGCCCGCTACCCCAAGCCGTACGTCGCCCTCATGGACGGCATCGTGATGGGCGGCGGGGTCGGCCTCTCCGCGCACGGCGGCGTCCGCGTCGTCACCGAGCGCTCGCGGATCGCCATGCCCGAGACGGGGATCGGCTTCATCCCGGACGTCGGCGGCACCTACCTCCTCTCCCGCGCCCCCGGCGAGCTGGGCACCCATCTCGCCCTGACCGGCGCGCAGATCGGCGCCGGTGACGCCCTGTTGTGCGGGCTCGCCGACCACTACGTGCCGTCCGCCGCGCTGGACGCCCTGCTGGACGACCTCGCCACGATGCCCGTGCCCGAGGCTCTGGCACGGCACGAACAGGTCGCACCGCAAGGGGTGTTGACCGAGCAGCGGAGCTGGATCGACGCCTGCTGCTCCGCCGACTCCGTCGAGGAGATCGTCGAGAGGCTGTGCGCGCACGGCGGCACGGAGGCGAAGGAGACGGCCGAGACCCTGCTCGCCAAGTCGCCCACCGCGCTCAAGGTCACCCTGGCCGCCCTCCGCCGCGCCCGGCGGCTCGGCTCCCTGGAGGAGGTCCTCGACCAGGAGTACCGCGTCTCGTGCGCCGGGCTGAAGAGCCCCGACCTGGTGGAGGGCGTCCGCGCCCAGATCATCGACAAGGACCGTAACCCGCGCTGGTCGCCGGCGACCCTGGCCGAGGTCACGGACGCCGACGTGGAGCACTTCTTCGCCCCGCTCGGCGACCGCGAACTCGGGCTCGCGGGACCCGGCGGTGCGCCGGAGGCGGCGCGGTGA
- the mmsB gene encoding 3-hydroxyisobutyrate dehydrogenase, translating into MSGEGRARRTVAFIGLGHMGGPMAANLVGAGYRVLGHDLVPEALAAAARAGVEPAGNAAEAVAGADTVITMLPAGRHVLDLYDTLLPAARPGTLFLDCSTIDVADARTAHERAATAGMRALDAPVSGGVVGAEAGTLTFMAGGGESEFADARPLLDIMGGKAVHCGGPGAGQAAKICNNMILGVSMIAVSEAFVLGERLGLSHQALFDVASTASGQCWALSVNCPVPGPVPASPANRDYRPGFAAALMAKDLRLAANAVEAGGVHAELGLRAAELYADYAERAGTAEDFSGIVRTIREQSGERA; encoded by the coding sequence GTGAGCGGCGAGGGTCGGGCGCGCCGTACCGTCGCCTTCATCGGGCTCGGGCACATGGGCGGCCCCATGGCCGCCAACCTGGTCGGGGCCGGGTACCGGGTCCTCGGCCACGATCTGGTGCCCGAGGCCCTGGCGGCCGCCGCGCGGGCCGGGGTGGAGCCCGCCGGGAACGCGGCCGAGGCGGTGGCCGGCGCGGACACGGTGATCACCATGCTCCCCGCGGGGCGCCATGTCCTGGACCTCTACGACACCCTGCTCCCGGCGGCCCGGCCCGGCACCCTCTTCCTCGACTGCTCCACCATCGACGTCGCCGACGCCCGTACCGCCCATGAACGCGCCGCCACCGCCGGGATGCGGGCGCTGGACGCGCCCGTCTCCGGCGGAGTGGTCGGCGCCGAGGCCGGCACGCTGACCTTCATGGCCGGCGGCGGGGAGAGCGAATTCGCGGACGCCCGACCCCTGTTGGACATCATGGGCGGCAAGGCCGTGCACTGCGGCGGCCCCGGCGCCGGACAGGCGGCGAAGATCTGCAACAACATGATCCTCGGCGTCTCCATGATCGCCGTGAGCGAGGCGTTCGTTCTCGGCGAGCGTCTCGGACTGTCCCACCAGGCCCTGTTCGACGTCGCGTCCACGGCGTCCGGGCAGTGCTGGGCGCTCAGCGTCAACTGCCCGGTCCCGGGACCGGTTCCGGCGAGCCCCGCCAACCGGGACTACCGGCCCGGCTTCGCCGCCGCGCTCATGGCCAAGGACCTGAGACTCGCCGCCAACGCGGTCGAGGCGGGCGGCGTGCACGCCGAACTCGGCCTCAGAGCGGCCGAGTTGTACGCCGACTATGCCGAGCGAGCCGGTACGGCCGAGGACTTCTCGGGCATCGTACGCACCATCAGGGAACAGAGCGGAGAGCGCGCGTGA
- a CDS encoding histidine phosphatase family protein, with amino-acid sequence MTSRVLLVSPAMTPALRRARFYDGDSIEDPGAARARAAAGSLPAPARVAVSPSTRCRETARALGLDGGVEAPALRGVDVGRWRGRTLDEVTAAEPEALGPWLTDPAWAGHGGESVHAVCARVGAWLDGAAQGRTVAVVEPEIVRAAVVQALGLPAGAFWRLDVVPLTATELSGRAGRWNLRVGGPLAAPEE; translated from the coding sequence GTGACCAGCCGTGTCCTTCTCGTCTCCCCCGCCATGACCCCCGCGCTGCGCCGGGCCCGCTTCTACGACGGCGACTCGATCGAGGACCCCGGCGCGGCGCGGGCCCGCGCGGCGGCCGGGTCGCTGCCCGCGCCGGCCCGGGTCGCGGTGTCCCCGAGTACGCGCTGCCGGGAGACCGCGCGGGCCCTGGGCCTGGACGGCGGGGTGGAGGCGCCCGCGCTGCGGGGCGTGGACGTGGGCCGCTGGCGCGGTCGCACCCTCGACGAGGTGACGGCAGCCGAGCCCGAGGCCCTCGGCCCCTGGCTCACCGACCCCGCGTGGGCGGGCCACGGCGGGGAGTCGGTGCACGCGGTGTGCGCGCGGGTCGGGGCGTGGCTGGACGGCGCGGCACAGGGCCGTACGGTGGCCGTGGTCGAGCCGGAGATCGTACGGGCCGCGGTCGTCCAGGCGCTGGGGCTGCCCGCGGGCGCGTTCTGGCGGCTGGACGTGGTGCCGTTGACGGCGACGGAGCTCAGCGGGCGGGCCGGGCGGTGGAATCTCCGGGTCGGGGGGCCGTTGGCCGCGCCGGAGGAGTGA